A stretch of the Arthrobacter stackebrandtii genome encodes the following:
- a CDS encoding glycosyl hydrolase family 18 protein: protein MTGVALVATIGITTQMATMAPSSAAETTACATAWSPTSVYTGTDVVSHGNENYAAKWWTMNNEPGADAWGPWTSQGPCGTGVPTPEPTDTPTDTPTDTPTDTPTDTPTDTPTDTPTDTPTDTPTDTPTDTPTDTPTAGTGTPWTSNPDEKCRPDGLYQTPGIDVPYCSVYDEAGREKLPNGLDQRVIGYFTSWRTGLDGTPRYLANDIPWNKLSHINYAFAHIDGNNKVSVGAENAGNAATDMTWPGVAGAEMDPALPFTGHLNQLEKFKKTNPGVKTLVSVGGWAETGGYFAADGSRVADGGFYTLTESQAKIDTFADSAVEFIRKYGFNGVDIDYEYATSNTKAGNPDDFQFSDKKRAVLFENYMHLMETLRTKLDKASAEDGKYYMLTVAAPASGWLLRGMEAHQVVKYLDYVNMMSYDLHGAWNNYVGGNAALFDDGKDPELAAGGVYNAYKGIGYLNSDWAYHYFRGALPAGRVNLGVPFYTRGWTGVQGGTNGMYGSSVLADQAKCAPGTGPSNGGNSKCGAGAVGIDNLWHDSDPTGTEVPSGVNPIWHVLNLQKGVVGDYTASYGTPAEQFTGSYSHNFDAVTKNEWWWNDTTKTLLTGDSDAAIQAKADYVADQGMGGIMIWELAGDYSYNSTKGQYEMGSTLVNKIHDTLSKSGPYGATKANVPMPTKAIDLDVQLKGFALGDNNYPINPELHFTNNTKTAIPAGATITFDSATSDTGEMKEQSGWSITKISSDHTGSNVGGLKGDFHTYSIKVPAGGIAPGATVNTKLAWTLPTSMISNFRVAIGSETYALLADYPRGVTVVEPSAGTGGGNGAGPSETCTGATAWDATGVYTAGALVTYNNATYKAKWWNQNDKPGSSATSAWGDAILCK from the coding sequence GTGACGGGCGTAGCGCTCGTCGCCACCATTGGCATCACGACGCAGATGGCCACCATGGCCCCCTCATCTGCCGCCGAAACCACGGCCTGCGCAACCGCGTGGAGCCCCACCTCCGTCTATACCGGAACCGACGTCGTCTCGCACGGGAACGAGAACTACGCGGCCAAGTGGTGGACCATGAACAACGAGCCGGGCGCCGACGCCTGGGGCCCGTGGACCAGCCAGGGCCCGTGTGGAACCGGCGTGCCCACTCCGGAGCCGACGGACACCCCGACGGATACGCCCACGGACACTCCGACCGACACGCCGACGGACACGCCGACCGACACCCCCACGGACACCCCCACGGACACTCCCACCGACACGCCGACGGATACGCCCACGGATACGCCGACCGACACGCCCACGGCCGGCACCGGAACCCCGTGGACCAGCAACCCGGATGAGAAGTGCCGCCCGGACGGGCTGTACCAGACCCCCGGCATCGACGTCCCCTACTGCTCGGTGTACGACGAAGCGGGCCGTGAGAAGCTCCCCAACGGCCTGGACCAGCGTGTCATCGGCTACTTCACCAGCTGGCGCACCGGCCTGGACGGCACCCCCCGCTACCTGGCCAACGACATCCCCTGGAACAAGCTCAGCCACATCAACTACGCCTTCGCCCACATCGACGGCAACAACAAGGTCTCGGTCGGCGCCGAAAACGCCGGCAACGCCGCAACCGACATGACCTGGCCCGGCGTGGCAGGGGCCGAGATGGACCCGGCGCTGCCATTCACCGGCCACTTGAACCAGCTGGAGAAGTTCAAGAAGACCAACCCCGGCGTGAAGACCCTGGTCTCCGTGGGCGGCTGGGCCGAGACCGGCGGCTACTTCGCTGCCGACGGTTCACGCGTCGCCGACGGCGGCTTCTACACGCTGACCGAATCACAGGCCAAGATCGACACCTTTGCCGATTCGGCCGTTGAGTTTATCCGCAAGTACGGCTTCAATGGCGTGGACATCGACTACGAATACGCCACCAGCAACACCAAGGCCGGCAACCCGGATGACTTCCAGTTCTCCGACAAGAAGCGCGCAGTTCTCTTCGAGAACTACATGCACCTGATGGAAACCCTCCGCACCAAGCTGGACAAGGCCAGCGCCGAGGACGGCAAGTACTACATGCTGACCGTGGCCGCACCGGCCTCCGGCTGGCTGCTGCGCGGCATGGAAGCCCACCAGGTCGTGAAGTACCTCGACTACGTCAACATGATGAGCTACGACCTCCACGGCGCATGGAACAACTACGTGGGCGGCAACGCTGCCCTGTTCGACGACGGCAAGGACCCTGAGCTTGCCGCCGGCGGCGTCTACAACGCCTACAAGGGGATTGGCTACCTGAACTCCGACTGGGCCTACCACTACTTCCGCGGCGCACTGCCCGCGGGACGCGTCAACCTGGGCGTTCCCTTCTACACCCGCGGCTGGACTGGCGTCCAGGGCGGCACCAACGGCATGTACGGTTCCTCTGTTCTGGCCGACCAGGCCAAGTGTGCTCCGGGCACCGGCCCCAGCAACGGCGGCAACTCCAAGTGCGGCGCCGGCGCTGTTGGCATCGACAACCTGTGGCACGACTCCGACCCGACAGGAACTGAAGTTCCCTCCGGCGTGAACCCGATCTGGCACGTGCTGAACCTGCAGAAGGGCGTCGTGGGCGACTACACCGCCAGCTACGGCACTCCTGCAGAGCAGTTCACCGGCAGCTACTCGCACAACTTCGACGCCGTCACCAAGAACGAATGGTGGTGGAACGACACCACCAAGACGCTCCTCACCGGTGACTCCGACGCGGCCATCCAGGCGAAGGCGGACTACGTGGCCGACCAAGGCATGGGCGGCATCATGATCTGGGAACTGGCAGGCGACTACTCGTACAACTCCACCAAGGGCCAGTACGAAATGGGCTCCACGCTGGTCAACAAGATCCACGACACGCTGTCCAAGTCCGGCCCCTACGGCGCCACGAAGGCCAACGTGCCGATGCCCACCAAGGCCATCGACCTGGACGTCCAGCTCAAGGGCTTCGCCCTGGGTGACAACAACTACCCCATCAACCCGGAACTGCACTTCACCAACAACACCAAGACGGCCATCCCGGCCGGCGCCACCATCACCTTCGACAGCGCCACCAGCGACACCGGCGAAATGAAGGAGCAGTCCGGCTGGTCCATCACCAAGATCTCCAGCGACCACACCGGCAGCAATGTTGGCGGGCTCAAGGGCGACTTCCACACCTACAGCATCAAGGTTCCCGCGGGCGGCATCGCCCCCGGCGCCACGGTCAACACCAAGCTGGCCTGGACGCTGCCCACCTCGATGATCTCCAACTTCCGTGTCGCCATCGGCTCGGAAACGTACGCACTGCTGGCCGACTACCCGCGTGGCGTCACGGTGGTTGAACCCTCCGCCGGCACCGGCGGCGGCAACGGCGCAGGCCCGTCCGAAACCTGCACCGGCGCCACGGCGTGGGACGCCACGGGTGTCTACACTGCAGGGGCCCTGGTGACGTACAACAACGCCACCTACAAGGCCAAGTGGTGGAACCAGAACGACAAGCCCGGCTCCAGTGCCACCAGTGCATGGGGTGATGCCATACTCTGCAAGTAA
- a CDS encoding helix-turn-helix transcriptional regulator has product MTLDYPEGNGPAGTVPDLLVISADRGIAMAPNVAAALCRDLAGDLDAALEVAGVLSPGQLAGHSALPDPLPLLPGLAARLGSPSLSPADRELLLAAAVCVEDRTEVLLTLAHGSMAELIGGPLGPHLQFVAGHFSFADPRMRLWIHETATQAERTNAHVLMQHAYAGLGRRGKAVWHQSLATLEGDTALVPALLELSREAELAGNAVWAHAIAREAASHANGPAVLDSHLACGAAALKLGLVSDAVAWLAPVLDAADPQLAALALAPYIHAEALLTGEVPTVLAERRATSLLAAVPAQDGDGATRVLRSVAKACGLAAGLCAAGGRLEDAGRFLAQAEALVEENSLEGLPLCAARGWCALFGVPGANASRCCRQGQEGGVLEFSDVRVVMEALTMGMADDAGAGLRLLQAGPCVAGPGGGTPGSGGARRGSIGQLHRAASPLGMAYRAVAASLLHFWQGDAARAAAELELAMTVFPAGLPLSGLGVALARRLDVVTNGKVGPMARALGAGCPISASSFIRTADLTDRALTAYFEGNLLESSTLGRLAVDRAARGASFPLFVPGFDETGPDAPPEAGARDDSGSPGVPAAGAPADPTTGAVPVPGPLRLVPDGHRRAAEARRLLRSTDSDRFSRDYSQAQAASAGLSSPYERARTEFVLGQACLRHDHAAMAREHLVVAADLFRETGTPAWQTAVDNMLDSLAGHPGVEAQLPAPHTGPLHLADIRAAHAATLLAVQTGMVPRVPEAPRAVGHPLPVGPLDECRTVWAELLTERELEVAMLVVDGASNRQAAATLHVSVRTVEVHLGRVFHKLQVRSRVELSVAAHRMGAGWSTAAT; this is encoded by the coding sequence ATGACGCTGGATTACCCTGAAGGGAACGGGCCGGCAGGGACGGTTCCGGACCTGCTGGTCATCTCTGCCGACCGCGGAATCGCCATGGCCCCCAACGTCGCGGCCGCCCTGTGCCGCGACCTTGCCGGGGACCTGGACGCCGCCCTGGAGGTGGCCGGTGTCCTCAGCCCCGGGCAGCTTGCCGGCCACAGCGCCCTGCCGGACCCCCTGCCGCTGCTGCCCGGGCTCGCCGCGCGGCTCGGCAGCCCTTCGCTCAGCCCGGCCGACCGCGAACTGCTGCTCGCCGCCGCCGTCTGCGTGGAGGACCGCACCGAGGTGCTGCTGACGCTGGCCCACGGAAGCATGGCAGAGCTGATTGGCGGACCCCTGGGACCGCACCTGCAGTTTGTGGCAGGCCACTTTTCCTTTGCAGACCCCCGCATGCGCCTGTGGATCCACGAAACCGCCACGCAGGCTGAGCGCACCAACGCCCATGTGCTCATGCAGCACGCCTACGCCGGGCTGGGCCGCCGCGGGAAGGCCGTGTGGCACCAGTCCCTGGCCACCCTTGAGGGGGACACCGCCCTGGTGCCGGCCCTGCTGGAGCTCTCCCGGGAGGCGGAGCTGGCCGGCAACGCGGTCTGGGCCCACGCGATCGCCCGCGAGGCCGCCAGCCACGCCAACGGCCCAGCCGTCCTGGACAGCCACCTGGCCTGCGGCGCCGCGGCGCTGAAACTGGGCCTGGTCTCCGACGCCGTCGCCTGGCTGGCCCCCGTCCTGGACGCCGCCGACCCGCAGCTCGCGGCCCTGGCCCTCGCCCCGTACATCCATGCGGAGGCGCTGTTGACGGGCGAGGTCCCCACGGTTCTTGCCGAACGCCGCGCCACGTCGCTGCTGGCGGCCGTGCCCGCCCAGGATGGCGACGGTGCCACCCGCGTGCTGCGCTCCGTGGCCAAGGCCTGCGGGCTGGCTGCGGGCCTGTGCGCCGCCGGCGGCCGGCTGGAGGACGCCGGCCGGTTCCTGGCGCAGGCCGAGGCCCTCGTCGAGGAGAATTCCCTCGAGGGGCTGCCCCTGTGCGCCGCCCGCGGCTGGTGCGCCCTCTTCGGCGTCCCCGGAGCCAACGCCTCCCGCTGCTGCCGCCAGGGGCAGGAGGGCGGGGTGCTGGAGTTCTCCGATGTCAGGGTGGTCATGGAGGCCCTGACCATGGGCATGGCGGACGACGCCGGAGCCGGGCTCAGGCTGCTACAGGCAGGTCCCTGCGTGGCCGGCCCGGGCGGCGGCACGCCCGGTTCCGGAGGTGCCCGGCGCGGCTCCATCGGGCAGCTGCACCGGGCCGCCTCCCCGCTGGGGATGGCCTACCGTGCCGTGGCCGCCTCGCTGCTGCATTTCTGGCAGGGCGACGCCGCCAGGGCTGCGGCAGAGCTGGAACTTGCCATGACGGTGTTCCCGGCGGGCCTGCCGCTCTCCGGGCTGGGCGTTGCCCTGGCCCGGCGCCTGGACGTGGTGACCAACGGAAAGGTCGGCCCCATGGCGCGCGCTCTCGGCGCCGGCTGCCCCATCTCGGCCTCGTCCTTCATCCGCACCGCCGACCTCACCGACAGGGCTCTCACCGCCTACTTTGAAGGCAATCTGCTCGAGTCCTCGACCTTGGGCCGGCTCGCCGTCGACCGGGCCGCGCGCGGGGCGTCGTTCCCCCTGTTCGTGCCGGGCTTTGACGAGACCGGCCCCGACGCACCGCCGGAGGCCGGTGCCCGCGATGATTCCGGATCCCCTGGTGTTCCTGCCGCTGGCGCACCCGCGGACCCAACCACAGGAGCCGTGCCTGTCCCCGGCCCGCTGCGCCTCGTGCCGGACGGCCACCGCCGGGCCGCCGAGGCCCGGCGCCTGCTCCGGTCCACGGATTCGGACCGCTTCTCCCGCGACTACAGCCAGGCCCAGGCGGCCAGTGCCGGCCTGTCCTCCCCCTACGAGCGCGCCCGCACGGAGTTCGTGCTGGGCCAGGCCTGCCTGCGCCACGACCATGCGGCCATGGCGAGGGAACACCTCGTGGTCGCGGCGGACCTCTTCCGCGAAACCGGCACACCGGCCTGGCAGACGGCTGTGGACAACATGTTGGACTCCCTCGCCGGGCACCCGGGTGTGGAGGCGCAACTGCCGGCGCCGCACACCGGCCCGCTGCACCTGGCAGATATCCGGGCAGCCCATGCCGCGACGTTGCTTGCCGTGCAAACCGGCATGGTGCCGCGGGTCCCGGAGGCTCCCCGCGCCGTCGGACATCCATTGCCTGTGGGGCCGCTGGATGAGTGCCGCACCGTCTGGGCGGAACTGCTGACCGAACGCGAGCTGGAAGTGGCCATGCTGGTGGTGGACGGCGCCTCCAACCGGCAGGCGGCCGCAACGCTGCATGTTTCCGTGCGGACCGTGGAGGTCCACCTGGGCAGGGTTTTCCACAAACTTCAGGTGCGTTCGCGCGTGGAATTGAGCGTTGCCGCCCACCGCATGGGCGCCGGGTGGAGCACCGCGGCTACGTAG
- a CDS encoding zinc ribbon domain-containing protein YjdM: MTETLPPCPVCASAYTYEMGELLVCPECAHEWSPAEAAAEAEAETVVKDAVGNVLADGDTVSIVKTMKVKGSPQDLKIGTKVRNIRLIAPVNGHDIDAKVDGFGPMKLKSSIVKKA, encoded by the coding sequence ATGACTGAGACACTTCCCCCCTGCCCCGTCTGCGCCAGCGCCTACACCTACGAGATGGGCGAACTGTTGGTGTGCCCCGAATGCGCCCACGAATGGTCGCCCGCCGAGGCGGCTGCGGAAGCCGAGGCTGAGACCGTGGTGAAGGATGCCGTGGGCAATGTGCTCGCGGACGGTGACACCGTGAGCATCGTCAAGACCATGAAGGTCAAGGGCAGCCCGCAGGATCTGAAGATCGGCACGAAGGTGCGCAACATCCGCCTCATCGCCCCCGTCAACGGGCACGACATCGACGCCAAGGTGGACGGCTTCGGCCCCATGAAGCTCAAGTCCAGCATCGTCAAGAAGGCTTGA